The following are encoded in a window of bacterium SCSIO 12643 genomic DNA:
- a CDS encoding type II secretion system protein, translating into MARLKGFTIIETLIAMSLFGTAVFVSNILIQNIYKQPNRSDLIQINQCIQKISKLNNFKEFESEINNIEFDNLQVTYDIEHLKNTDQCNFYISKNDEIIFSHFIILRHES; encoded by the coding sequence ATGGCTAGATTAAAGGGATTTACAATAATCGAAACTCTTATTGCGATGTCACTATTTGGCACTGCTGTTTTTGTCTCAAACATTCTGATTCAAAACATCTATAAGCAACCTAATCGTTCTGATTTAATTCAAATCAATCAATGCATTCAAAAAATATCTAAACTCAACAATTTCAAAGAGTTTGAGTCAGAAATTAACAACATCGAATTTGACAATTTACAAGTTACGTATGACATCGAACATTTAAAAAATACAGATCAATGCAATTTCTATATCTCAAAAAACGATGAGATAATTTTTTCTCATTTTATCATCCTGCGACATGAAAGTTAG
- a CDS encoding type II secretion system F family protein has protein sequence MKLSDKQKAEFYYELSIFFNSGLDLKNAMQLMIVENEKSKQKVIYEGIYNSLLEGKSLAFILRNNSIFSDYESFNIKIGEETGNLNHVCNGLATYFQRKIKVRSQLIGAISYPLFILALTIGVLIFMMNFVVPMFSDIFLRFDSELPKITVFVINLSNWFRSSFVYVLVLTIVIVILIYFSSKSAYFKKITSYVQLHIPIYGSIIKDIQINKYYQAMSLLLSSNITLIESVELSKNIISFYPLKKILNHIEGDLLKGVAFNESLKKTDFIPSKDILLFKIAEELNQLDSIFEKLTIQYQEKIDNKTLIAGKLIEPVLIVFIGGIVGFILVSMYLPLFELSTSL, from the coding sequence ATGAAACTATCTGATAAGCAAAAAGCAGAATTTTACTATGAGCTTTCCATATTTTTTAATTCTGGCCTCGATCTCAAAAACGCAATGCAATTAATGATTGTTGAAAATGAGAAGTCTAAACAAAAAGTCATTTACGAAGGAATTTATAACTCATTGTTAGAAGGTAAGTCTCTAGCATTCATATTGAGAAATAATTCGATATTCTCTGATTATGAATCATTCAATATTAAAATTGGGGAAGAAACTGGAAATTTAAATCACGTATGTAACGGTCTGGCAACATACTTTCAACGTAAAATAAAAGTTCGAAGTCAATTAATTGGAGCAATAAGCTATCCCTTGTTTATTCTAGCATTAACAATTGGAGTTCTTATATTTATGATGAACTTCGTAGTTCCAATGTTTTCCGACATCTTCCTTAGGTTTGACTCAGAGTTACCTAAAATCACAGTCTTTGTAATTAACTTATCAAATTGGTTTAGATCATCTTTCGTTTATGTTCTTGTTTTAACCATTGTAATAGTTATCCTAATTTATTTTTCATCAAAAAGTGCGTATTTTAAAAAAATAACATCATATGTACAACTTCATATTCCCATCTATGGGTCAATAATTAAAGATATTCAAATCAATAAATATTATCAGGCCATGAGCCTTCTCCTCTCATCAAATATCACATTAATTGAATCAGTCGAACTTTCAAAAAACATCATTTCATTTTATCCACTAAAAAAAATTCTTAATCACATAGAAGGAGATTTGCTTAAGGGGGTCGCTTTTAATGAGTCATTAAAGAAAACTGATTTCATTCCATCAAAAGATATCCTACTATTCAAAATAGCGGAAGAACTAAATCAACTCGATAGTATTTTTGAAAAACTCACAATACAATATCAAGAAAAAATTGACAATAAAACACTGATAGCAGGCAAATTAATAGAACCCGTACTTATCGTTTTCATAGGCGGAATTGTTGGATTTATTTTAGTATCCATGTATTTGCCTTTATTTGAATTAAGCACCAGTTTATAA
- a CDS encoding helix-turn-helix transcriptional regulator — protein sequence MPRTYLSILSAEKEILDHFDNLFRDTSFFLGYVGGKNIELREFIQDKVDHKHLLFVKPSLNFMTVSSPENLKKLGEVNVMILGNSLPKELIGFLQEYNAVGFIKPSELNTITMDQIISDIDKKGYSANYHIPEEYWINKPPHVFPRPKPKLTKGENEVLKLLCHNYSVRQIAELHEISEAAIRSHILNLKEKLHAESLSEVIVISMANSWIKIDRSFTASKSPFLHG from the coding sequence ATGCCTAGAACTTATTTATCCATTTTATCAGCTGAAAAAGAGATTCTTGACCATTTTGATAATCTTTTTAGAGACACGTCCTTTTTTTTAGGATATGTTGGAGGGAAAAATATAGAGCTTAGGGAATTCATTCAAGATAAGGTCGATCATAAGCATTTACTTTTTGTAAAGCCCTCATTAAATTTTATGACGGTGAGTAGCCCTGAGAATTTGAAAAAACTGGGTGAGGTAAATGTGATGATTTTGGGGAATAGTTTACCCAAAGAACTCATAGGTTTTTTGCAGGAGTACAACGCTGTTGGGTTTATTAAACCAAGTGAGTTAAATACTATAACCATGGACCAAATTATCAGTGATATTGATAAAAAGGGATATTCTGCAAACTATCATATTCCGGAAGAATATTGGATCAATAAACCTCCTCATGTTTTTCCCCGACCAAAGCCCAAGTTGACTAAGGGTGAGAATGAGGTGCTGAAGTTGTTGTGTCACAATTATAGTGTGCGTCAAATTGCTGAACTGCATGAAATTAGTGAGGCGGCTATCCGTTCGCATATTTTGAACCTGAAAGAGAAGCTACACGCGGAATCACTGTCTGAGGTGATCGTGATAAGTATGGCCAATTCTTGGATAAAAATTGACCGATCTTTTACAGCTAGTAAGAGTCCATTTTTACATGGTTAA
- a CDS encoding ABC transporter ATP-binding protein, giving the protein MIQLTGINKSYKVGKHDLQVLKNVNLHIKEGEMVSIMGSSGSGKSTLLNILGILDTYDSGEYKLDQTLIREMSETKAAHYRNKMIGFIFQSFNLITFKNAMENVALPLYYQGVSRKKRNALALEYLDRVGLKDWAEHMPNEMSGGQKQRVAIARALISKPKIILADEPTGALDSKTSIDVMKLLREINLEGITIIIVTHEQDIADATDRNIVLKDGEVMTVKTNV; this is encoded by the coding sequence GTGATACAGTTAACTGGAATAAACAAATCTTACAAAGTAGGTAAGCACGACCTTCAAGTTCTCAAAAATGTGAATTTACACATCAAAGAAGGAGAAATGGTTTCCATCATGGGCTCCTCGGGATCTGGTAAATCCACATTGCTAAATATCCTGGGAATATTGGATACCTACGATAGTGGTGAATACAAATTAGATCAAACGCTCATTCGTGAAATGAGTGAAACCAAAGCCGCTCATTATCGTAATAAAATGATCGGATTCATATTCCAGTCTTTTAATCTAATCACATTCAAAAACGCAATGGAAAATGTGGCACTTCCACTCTATTATCAGGGAGTGAGTCGCAAAAAAAGAAATGCGTTGGCACTGGAATACTTAGACCGTGTAGGGTTAAAGGATTGGGCTGAGCATATGCCAAACGAAATGAGTGGAGGGCAAAAACAACGTGTTGCGATTGCCAGAGCACTAATTTCAAAACCCAAAATCATCCTTGCGGATGAACCTACCGGGGCCTTGGATAGTAAAACATCCATTGACGTTATGAAATTACTACGAGAAATAAACTTAGAAGGAATTACCATCATCATCGTTACCCACGAACAAGATATTGCGGATGCAACTGATCGAAATATTGTTCTTAAAGATGGAGAGGTAATGACCGTGAAAACAAATGTTTGA
- a CDS encoding ABC transporter permease: MFDLEKWQEIFDVVKANKLRTFLTAFSVSWGIFMLIILLGAGQGLRNGFEYQFRDDAINSVWLRAGNTGVAYKGMKPNRKIQLTNAEYDLIKNSFEDIDHITGRFASWGSQMDYKERTANLPYRGVHPDHQVLENTIMSTGRFLNQTDLKDKAKVAVLGQEAITELFGDEDPMGKYFSIWNVPFKVIGTFNDYGGRWEKKMVYIPITTSQQVFGGTENLNRIMFTTGNAPESRVNQIVDATVQMLSDKLIFDPKDSRALYARNNAEEYKMFTGIFTGINAFIWIIGIMTIIAGVVGISNIMMITVKERTKEIGIRKALGATPASVVTMILLEAVVITTVAGYTGLVLGVFSLEYLSSLTSDPGTFMNPGVDFSIAVASTIVLIVAGSIAGLIPALQAAKVKPIVALRDE, from the coding sequence ATGTTTGATTTAGAAAAATGGCAGGAAATATTTGACGTAGTCAAGGCCAATAAGCTACGTACATTCTTGACGGCATTTTCGGTGTCGTGGGGGATTTTCATGCTCATAATTCTACTAGGTGCCGGTCAGGGTTTACGGAATGGTTTTGAATATCAATTCAGAGATGATGCGATCAATAGTGTTTGGTTAAGAGCCGGAAACACAGGAGTCGCATATAAAGGAATGAAGCCGAACCGTAAAATTCAATTGACCAATGCGGAATATGATTTAATCAAAAACTCATTTGAAGATATTGATCATATCACTGGAAGGTTTGCCAGCTGGGGGAGTCAAATGGACTATAAAGAACGGACTGCGAATCTACCCTATCGCGGGGTTCACCCAGACCATCAGGTCCTGGAAAATACGATCATGAGTACAGGTCGTTTTCTAAACCAAACAGATTTAAAGGATAAAGCCAAAGTCGCTGTTCTGGGACAAGAAGCCATTACCGAATTATTCGGAGATGAAGACCCCATGGGTAAATACTTTTCCATTTGGAATGTTCCTTTTAAGGTAATTGGTACCTTCAACGATTACGGAGGTAGATGGGAAAAGAAAATGGTTTACATTCCAATCACAACTTCTCAACAAGTTTTTGGAGGTACAGAAAACCTTAATCGTATCATGTTCACCACTGGAAACGCACCGGAAAGCAGAGTAAATCAGATTGTTGATGCAACAGTTCAAATGCTATCCGACAAACTCATTTTTGACCCTAAAGATTCCAGAGCACTTTATGCGCGCAACAATGCCGAAGAATACAAAATGTTTACTGGTATTTTCACCGGAATAAATGCATTTATCTGGATTATTGGCATCATGACCATTATTGCCGGTGTTGTGGGGATTAGCAATATCATGATGATTACCGTTAAAGAACGTACCAAAGAAATTGGCATTCGCAAAGCTCTGGGTGCCACACCTGCTTCTGTGGTTACCATGATCTTGCTAGAAGCTGTAGTTATCACAACTGTGGCCGGATATACAGGATTGGTTTTAGGTGTTTTCTCGTTAGAATATCTTTCCAGCCTCACCTCTGACCCGGGTACATTCATGAATCCAGGTGTTGATTTTAGTATTGCGGTAGCATCCACCATTGTATTGATTGTTGCAGGAAGTATAGCCGGGTTGATTCCCGCCCTACAAGCAGCAAAAGTTAAACCTATTGTAGCATTAAGAGACGAATAG
- a CDS encoding ABC transporter permease, translating to MFDIDRWAEIYQTLSKNKLRSALTAFGVVWGIIMLIVMLGAGNGLQNGVSKDFAGRVANSVFMWSNTTSMPYKGFKKNRWFGLNNDDTEALREIPELDLISPGLQLGGWRGANNVTYNSRTGAFEINGFAPEVQYIKLLKMQTGRFLNDRDMKEERKICVIGKITTETLFPDEDPLGKYIKINGVYFQVVGTFHSGLKGDDAENEDRSIYIPFTTFQKAFNQGNMVHWFVMTSKKGIKVTVVEDEAERILKQRHDIHPDDPRAIGSWNMEKEVDKFNMIFNGIKALSWFVGVLTLLAGVIGISNIMLIIIRERTQEIGIRRAIGATPVSIVTQIVLESMILTTLSGIIGIIFGVWLLELLGPYIQHDYFSNPEVQFAIIIKAFSILVFSGILAGIIPSIRAIKIKPIDALRTE from the coding sequence ATGTTTGATATAGACAGATGGGCCGAGATTTATCAAACACTTAGCAAAAACAAATTGCGAAGTGCACTTACTGCTTTTGGCGTGGTTTGGGGAATCATCATGCTGATTGTCATGTTAGGCGCAGGGAATGGATTGCAAAATGGAGTTTCGAAAGACTTTGCCGGAAGAGTTGCCAATAGCGTCTTTATGTGGTCCAATACTACCTCCATGCCTTACAAAGGTTTTAAAAAAAATAGATGGTTTGGTTTAAATAATGATGATACAGAGGCATTACGGGAAATTCCAGAACTAGACCTCATCTCTCCTGGATTGCAATTAGGAGGATGGCGTGGTGCCAATAATGTTACGTATAATTCGCGTACGGGCGCTTTCGAAATCAACGGATTTGCTCCTGAAGTGCAATACATCAAACTTCTTAAAATGCAAACAGGTCGTTTTTTAAATGACCGCGACATGAAGGAAGAACGAAAAATTTGTGTGATAGGTAAAATCACGACTGAAACGCTTTTTCCGGATGAAGATCCATTGGGGAAATATATCAAAATCAACGGGGTGTATTTTCAGGTAGTAGGTACTTTTCATTCAGGTCTAAAGGGAGATGATGCCGAGAATGAAGATCGCTCCATTTATATACCATTTACCACTTTCCAAAAAGCGTTTAATCAAGGTAATATGGTACATTGGTTTGTGATGACCAGTAAAAAAGGAATTAAAGTAACCGTGGTGGAAGATGAAGCCGAACGTATTCTTAAACAGAGACATGATATTCACCCGGATGATCCCAGGGCTATTGGTTCCTGGAACATGGAAAAAGAAGTCGATAAATTCAATATGATATTTAACGGCATTAAAGCGTTATCCTGGTTTGTAGGGGTACTTACCTTACTTGCCGGAGTAATCGGTATTTCGAATATCATGCTAATTATCATTCGCGAAAGAACACAAGAAATTGGAATTCGTAGAGCCATTGGTGCCACCCCGGTAAGCATCGTCACACAAATTGTATTAGAATCTATGATCCTAACTACTCTCAGTGGGATAATCGGAATTATTTTTGGAGTTTGGTTACTCGAGCTTCTCGGACCTTACATTCAACATGATTATTTTTCTAATCCTGAAGTCCAGTTTGCCATCATTATCAAAGCATTTAGTATTCTGGTATTTTCTGGAATATTAGCAGGTATCATCCCATCGATACGTGCTATTAAGATTAAACCAATTGACGCATTAAGAACAGAATAA
- a CDS encoding efflux RND transporter periplasmic adaptor subunit, with product MKIVIRVGILIAILGVFGYTMYYLYMKNEAPEATYKIEKPFISEVLKKTVATGSVVPRKEILIKPVVSGIIDKIYVEAGSMIKKGDIIARVKIIPDMVNLNNAENRLERAEIDIENSQLDYNRNKELFDQGVISKAEFQPFELRLKNAKLEVEAAEDNLQIIREGVSKSSKSATNTLIKSTISGMVLDVPVKEGNQVIEANTFNEGTTIASVADMTDMIFQGKLDESEVGKVNEGMDLILTIGALQDLTLGASLEYIAPKGVEENGAIQFEIKAKIDPNDLSANFIRSGYSANASIVLEKADSTLVVKESLIEYVGDSAFVYVQTQPQVFEKKQIDVGLSDGIIVVIQDGITMDSELRGRQNVEGETSKEY from the coding sequence ATGAAAATTGTCATTAGAGTCGGTATTTTGATTGCTATTTTAGGTGTTTTTGGATATACCATGTATTATCTATACATGAAAAATGAAGCCCCTGAAGCTACATACAAAATCGAAAAACCATTTATCAGTGAAGTACTAAAAAAGACTGTCGCTACTGGATCGGTTGTTCCTCGTAAAGAGATTTTGATTAAACCTGTGGTGTCTGGAATTATAGACAAAATATATGTTGAAGCCGGATCTATGATCAAAAAGGGAGACATCATCGCACGTGTTAAAATCATCCCGGATATGGTGAATTTGAATAACGCTGAAAACAGATTAGAAAGAGCTGAGATTGATATTGAAAACTCTCAATTGGATTATAATCGAAACAAAGAACTCTTTGATCAGGGTGTGATTTCTAAAGCGGAGTTTCAACCATTTGAATTAAGGTTAAAAAATGCCAAACTAGAAGTTGAGGCCGCTGAAGATAATCTTCAAATTATCCGGGAAGGTGTGAGTAAGAGTAGTAAATCTGCTACCAATACTTTAATTAAAAGTACCATTTCTGGAATGGTATTGGATGTTCCGGTTAAAGAAGGAAATCAAGTGATTGAAGCCAATACATTTAATGAGGGAACAACTATCGCATCTGTGGCAGATATGACAGATATGATCTTTCAGGGGAAATTAGATGAATCTGAAGTGGGTAAAGTAAACGAGGGTATGGATTTGATCCTCACCATTGGTGCGTTACAAGACTTAACTCTAGGTGCTTCGTTAGAATACATCGCTCCAAAAGGTGTCGAAGAAAACGGAGCGATCCAGTTTGAAATTAAAGCTAAAATTGATCCAAATGATCTATCTGCGAATTTCATTAGAAGTGGTTATAGCGCAAATGCCTCAATCGTTTTAGAAAAAGCTGATTCTACCTTAGTGGTTAAAGAAAGCTTAATTGAATATGTTGGAGACTCAGCTTTTGTTTATGTTCAAACACAACCTCAGGTATTTGAGAAAAAGCAGATTGATGTGGGATTATCAGATGGAATTATTGTGGTCATTCAAGACGGCATTACCATGGATTCTGAATTGAGAGGGAGACAAAATGTAGAAGGTGAAACTTCAAAAGAGTACTAG
- a CDS encoding NAD-dependent epimerase/dehydratase family protein: MAENIVFVTGGTGLVGSHLLLNLLKSGNSVRALKRESSNLEIVKRVFSFYGSEDLFDKIHWVNGDITDIISLEDGIGDAQYVYHTAALVSFDPRDKQKLYKFNIEGTANVVNACLERGVKKLCYVSSTAAVGKSKKNEVVIESNKWDEEEVTSNYAISKHYAENEVWRGVAEGLPAVIVNPCVIIGPGDWERSSGTLFKTIGKGLKFYTGGANAFVDVRDVADVMEKLMHSDIESDRFLLIGENLSYKQLFDKIAGIMDVKPPSVLVQGFWIDIFWRLEKIRSFITRKSPVVTSESAQSAVNTVSYSAEKIISEMSYTFRNIDDAVSNAGAYYRQLQ, encoded by the coding sequence ATGGCTGAAAATATAGTTTTCGTAACGGGAGGAACAGGACTTGTGGGTTCGCATTTATTGTTGAACCTGTTAAAATCTGGGAATTCGGTACGTGCATTAAAAAGAGAATCTTCAAACCTTGAGATTGTCAAAAGAGTTTTTAGCTTTTATGGTTCGGAGGATTTATTTGATAAAATCCACTGGGTGAATGGGGACATTACTGATATCATTTCATTGGAAGATGGTATTGGAGATGCGCAATATGTTTATCATACTGCCGCTCTGGTATCTTTTGATCCTAGAGATAAACAGAAACTATATAAATTCAATATTGAAGGTACTGCCAATGTAGTGAATGCATGCCTGGAACGAGGTGTAAAGAAGTTATGCTATGTAAGTTCCACAGCTGCTGTTGGTAAATCTAAAAAGAATGAGGTCGTTATTGAATCCAATAAGTGGGATGAAGAAGAAGTAACTTCCAATTATGCTATCAGTAAGCACTATGCGGAGAACGAGGTATGGCGTGGTGTGGCTGAAGGTCTGCCAGCGGTGATTGTAAATCCTTGTGTGATTATTGGCCCCGGAGATTGGGAACGTTCTAGTGGAACTTTATTTAAAACCATAGGAAAAGGTTTAAAGTTCTATACCGGAGGTGCGAATGCATTTGTGGATGTTCGCGATGTAGCTGATGTGATGGAGAAATTAATGCATAGCGATATTGAATCCGATCGTTTTTTATTGATTGGGGAGAATTTGAGCTATAAGCAATTATTCGACAAAATAGCAGGAATTATGGACGTAAAACCTCCATCGGTTTTGGTACAGGGATTTTGGATTGATATTTTTTGGCGTCTGGAAAAAATCCGTTCGTTTATTACCAGAAAGTCCCCTGTTGTGACTTCAGAATCTGCACAGTCCGCAGTAAATACGGTTTCTTATAGTGCGGAGAAAATTATATCTGAAATGTCATATACATTTCGGAATATAGATGATGCGGTTTCAAACGCAGGAGCGTACTACAGACAACTCCAATAG
- a CDS encoding TrkA family potassium uptake protein, translating to MGLNKYAVIGLGQFGNAIAKTLTERGSEVIAIDSDIRKIENIQGTVRHAIQLDSTNKRSLEAQNIEELEAVVVAIGRDFEALLLTAVHLKEIGANRIIVRANGPQQRMILEQIGFKEILSPENEVGIAVAERLLNPSILSSLQLRDDYEIVEIRAPHRIFGRTLEELALREHYKLTIVTIKREYYLGEKETGGKKVEKHVLGVPSPSTIIQSGDTLIIFGQASDIEEFSKSNG from the coding sequence ATGGGACTAAATAAATACGCTGTAATTGGACTGGGGCAATTTGGAAATGCCATCGCTAAAACCCTAACTGAAAGGGGCTCGGAGGTTATTGCAATAGACTCAGATATCAGAAAAATTGAAAATATTCAGGGCACGGTAAGACATGCTATTCAATTAGATTCTACCAATAAAAGGTCACTTGAGGCTCAAAACATTGAAGAACTAGAAGCTGTAGTTGTTGCTATTGGAAGAGATTTTGAGGCTTTGCTTTTAACTGCAGTTCATCTCAAAGAAATCGGTGCCAATAGAATCATCGTTAGAGCCAACGGTCCTCAACAACGCATGATTTTAGAACAAATTGGTTTTAAGGAAATACTTTCACCTGAAAATGAGGTCGGAATTGCAGTAGCAGAAAGACTTCTCAATCCAAGCATTCTATCCTCATTACAACTTCGTGATGATTATGAAATTGTAGAAATAAGAGCTCCGCACCGCATTTTTGGTAGGACCTTAGAAGAACTCGCCCTTCGTGAACATTATAAACTTACGATAGTCACCATCAAACGAGAATACTATCTGGGAGAAAAAGAAACCGGAGGTAAAAAGGTGGAAAAACATGTTTTAGGCGTTCCATCCCCTTCAACGATTATTCAAAGCGGAGACACTTTAATTATATTCGGTCAAGCTTCGGATATTGAAGAATTTAGCAAATCAAATGGATGA
- a CDS encoding RNA polymerase sigma-70 factor: MSISPSNILDNETAFEAFFKENYNSFCRFAYTFINDADDAEEIVQNCFVKLWDGRKTLILGNNPKSYLFTMIRNACLNQIKHISIREDYKIYNERLRSEAQTEEESEDSDLQQKVIHVIQNMPAQRKKIFEMSRFEGLKYKEIAEHLNISVKTVENHMGSAIKQLREELKDYMHIGLIIYFVNKLGDQVNTIVLFLGS; encoded by the coding sequence GTGTCTATTTCTCCTTCCAATATACTTGATAACGAAACTGCTTTTGAAGCGTTCTTTAAGGAGAATTACAATTCTTTTTGCCGATTCGCATATACGTTTATCAATGATGCAGATGATGCTGAAGAGATAGTCCAAAATTGCTTTGTTAAACTATGGGACGGACGTAAAACACTCATTTTAGGAAATAATCCCAAATCCTATTTATTTACCATGATTCGAAATGCTTGTTTGAATCAAATCAAGCATATTTCTATTCGGGAGGATTATAAGATTTACAATGAACGACTACGCTCAGAAGCTCAAACGGAAGAAGAGTCAGAAGATTCTGATCTACAACAAAAAGTAATCCATGTGATTCAAAATATGCCGGCTCAACGAAAAAAAATATTTGAGATGAGTCGTTTTGAAGGATTGAAATACAAAGAAATTGCAGAACATCTCAATATTTCAGTAAAAACCGTTGAAAACCACATGGGCAGTGCTATAAAGCAACTTCGCGAAGAGCTAAAAGACTATATGCATATTGGGCTTATCATTTATTTTGTAAACAAACTAGGGGATCAGGTAAATACGATTGTCTTATTTCTAGGATCATGA
- a CDS encoding FecR domain-containing protein — MMQENQNIDHLLTGYLNGELNDSDTHIVSEWIASSEKNQKCFEDFARIWNLSQNTNIPEFSSEKAWKKIAPQIHKTPFYKQSWLQIAASILILIGSMTIIFQLTSDGGQTSVYTSTEILNDTLQDGSVITLNKNTQISYAENFNSDTREVKLEGEAFFDIERDTTRPFIIHLEQSEVHVLGTSFNIKSSSKDELISVYVKSGVVMFKYLSQDSDSTYLSIKLHAGDKVIYNKTTQKLEPIQDASEKATEMYWLNQELIFDGIELGKVSKILESVYDVEISFNDEHTPKCLLTVNFQNSNIDHIMAVIATTFELELEQRDNHYTLKGTSCAPN; from the coding sequence ATGATGCAGGAAAATCAAAATATAGATCATTTACTCACAGGTTACCTGAATGGAGAACTGAATGATTCTGATACACATATCGTTTCGGAATGGATTGCATCGTCAGAGAAAAACCAAAAATGTTTTGAGGATTTTGCACGCATTTGGAATCTTTCACAAAACACAAACATCCCAGAATTCAGTTCTGAAAAAGCCTGGAAAAAAATAGCGCCTCAAATTCATAAAACACCATTTTACAAGCAGTCCTGGTTACAAATTGCGGCATCGATATTGATACTTATCGGTTCTATGACCATTATCTTTCAGCTTACATCAGACGGTGGACAGACTTCTGTTTACACTTCAACAGAAATTTTAAATGATACCCTACAAGATGGTTCGGTCATCACGCTAAATAAAAATACGCAAATCAGTTATGCCGAAAACTTCAACTCCGATACCAGAGAAGTAAAATTAGAAGGTGAAGCATTTTTTGATATTGAACGAGACACGACCAGACCATTTATCATTCACCTCGAACAAAGTGAAGTTCATGTATTGGGGACATCATTTAATATTAAATCTTCCTCAAAAGACGAACTCATTAGTGTTTACGTTAAATCCGGTGTGGTGATGTTTAAATATCTATCTCAAGATTCCGATAGCACATATCTATCCATTAAACTACATGCGGGAGATAAAGTTATCTATAATAAAACCACCCAGAAACTGGAACCGATACAAGATGCATCTGAAAAAGCTACTGAAATGTACTGGTTAAATCAAGAACTCATCTTTGATGGTATCGAACTGGGAAAAGTATCCAAAATATTAGAAAGCGTTTATGATGTAGAAATCTCTTTCAACGATGAGCATACCCCAAAATGTTTGTTAACGGTTAATTTCCAGAACTCAAATATCGATCATATCATGGCAGTAATTGCGACCACTTTTGAGCTTGAACTGGAACAACGTGATAATCACTATACACTTAAAGGAACCAGCTGTGCGCCAAATTAG